A genomic window from Pseudocitrobacter corydidari includes:
- a CDS encoding nucleobase:cation symporter-2 family protein, translated as MSANTLESENAQPVAHTQNSELIYRLEDRPPLPQTLFAALQHLLAMFVAVITPALLICQALGLPAADTQHIISMSLFASGVASIIQIKAWGPVGSGLLSIQGTSFNFVAPLIMGGTALKTGGADVPTMMAALFGTLMLASCTEMVLSRVLHLARRIITPLVSGVVVMIIGLSLIQVGLTSIGGGYAAMSNNTFGAPKNLLLAGIVLVLIILLNRQRNPYLRIASLVIAMAAGYLMAWFLGMLPENTAPTNTDLLMIPTPLYYGLGIDWNLLLPLMLVFMITSLETIGDITATSDVSEQPVSGPVYMKRLKGGVLANGLNSFVSAVFNTFPNSCFGQNNGVIQLTGVASRYVGFVVALMLIVLGLFPAVSGFVQHIPEPVLGGATLVMFGTIAASGVRIVSREPLNRRAILIIALSLAIGLGVSQQPQILQFAPDWLKNLLSSGIAAGGITAIVLNLVFPPEKE; from the coding sequence ATGTCCGCCAACACCCTTGAGTCAGAAAATGCGCAACCGGTTGCGCACACTCAAAACAGCGAATTGATTTACCGCTTAGAAGACCGCCCGCCGCTGCCACAAACCCTTTTTGCCGCACTGCAACACCTGCTGGCGATGTTTGTCGCGGTGATCACGCCAGCCCTGCTGATTTGTCAGGCGCTGGGGCTGCCGGCGGCCGATACTCAGCACATCATCAGCATGTCGCTGTTCGCTTCCGGTGTGGCGTCCATCATCCAGATTAAAGCCTGGGGCCCGGTGGGTTCTGGTCTGCTGTCGATTCAGGGCACCAGCTTCAACTTCGTTGCGCCGCTGATTATGGGCGGTACCGCACTGAAAACCGGCGGTGCCGATGTGCCGACCATGATGGCGGCGCTGTTTGGTACGCTGATGCTGGCGAGCTGCACCGAGATGGTGTTGTCACGCGTGCTGCACCTGGCGCGACGTATTATCACGCCGCTGGTTTCCGGCGTGGTGGTGATGATTATCGGCCTGTCGCTGATTCAGGTTGGCCTGACATCCATTGGCGGCGGTTATGCGGCAATGAGTAACAACACCTTTGGCGCGCCGAAAAATCTGCTGCTGGCGGGTATCGTGCTGGTGCTGATTATCCTGCTTAACCGCCAGCGTAATCCGTACCTTCGCATTGCGTCGCTGGTGATTGCCATGGCGGCGGGATATCTGATGGCCTGGTTCCTGGGCATGCTCCCGGAAAACACCGCGCCGACCAACACCGACCTGCTGATGATCCCAACCCCGCTATACTATGGTCTGGGCATCGACTGGAACCTGCTGCTGCCGCTGATGCTGGTGTTTATGATCACCTCACTGGAAACGATTGGTGATATCACGGCGACATCTGACGTCTCTGAGCAACCGGTCTCCGGCCCGGTATACATGAAGCGCCTGAAGGGCGGCGTGCTGGCCAACGGCCTGAACTCGTTTGTCTCTGCGGTATTCAACACCTTCCCGAACTCCTGCTTCGGCCAGAACAATGGCGTGATTCAGCTGACCGGCGTCGCCAGCCGTTACGTCGGTTTCGTGGTGGCGTTGATGCTGATTGTCCTTGGTCTGTTCCCGGCGGTAAGCGGTTTTGTGCAGCACATCCCTGAGCCGGTTCTGGGCGGCGCAACGCTGGTGATGTTCGGCACTATCGCCGCGTCCGGCGTGCGTATTGTCTCCCGCGAACCGCTGAACCGCCGCGCAATCCTGATTATTGCCCTTTCACTGGCCATCGGCCTGGGCGTTTCCCAGCAACCGCAGATCCTGCAGTTCGCACCAGACTGGCTGAAAAACCTGCTCTCCTCCGGTATCGCCGCAGGCGGTATCACCGCGATTGTGCTGAATCTGGTTTTCCCACCAGAAAAAGAGTAA
- a CDS encoding sulfate ABC transporter substrate-binding protein, which produces MNKWGVGLTLLLASTSVLAKDIQLLNVSYDPTRELYDQYNKAFSAHWKKETGDNVVIRQSHGGSGKQATSVINGIEADVVTLALAYDVDAIAERGRIDKNWIKRLPDNSAPYTSTIVFLVRKGNPKQIHDWNDLVKPGVSVITPNPKSSGGARWNYLAAWGYALHHNNGDQAKAQEFVKSLFKNVEVLDSGARGATNTFVERGIGDVLIAWENEALLATHELDKDKFEIVTPSESILAEPTVSVVDKVVDKKGTKEVAEAYLKYLYSPEGQEIAAKNFYRPRDPEVAKKYESAFPKLKLFTIDEEFGGWAKAQQTHFSNGGTFDQISKR; this is translated from the coding sequence ATGAACAAGTGGGGCGTGGGTTTAACTCTTTTGCTGGCTTCCACCAGCGTACTGGCTAAGGATATTCAATTACTTAACGTTTCTTACGATCCGACGCGCGAACTGTACGATCAGTACAATAAAGCGTTCAGCGCGCACTGGAAAAAAGAGACGGGTGATAACGTGGTGATTCGTCAGTCGCACGGCGGCTCCGGTAAGCAGGCGACATCGGTTATTAATGGTATCGAAGCCGACGTAGTGACGCTGGCGTTGGCTTATGATGTTGACGCGATTGCTGAGCGTGGCCGCATCGATAAAAACTGGATTAAACGCCTGCCGGATAACTCCGCGCCGTACACCTCCACCATCGTCTTCCTGGTGCGTAAAGGCAACCCAAAACAGATTCATGACTGGAACGACCTCGTGAAACCGGGCGTGTCTGTCATCACTCCGAACCCGAAAAGCTCCGGCGGCGCTCGCTGGAACTACCTTGCAGCATGGGGCTACGCACTGCACCACAATAATGGCGACCAGGCCAAAGCGCAGGAATTCGTCAAATCACTGTTTAAAAACGTTGAAGTGCTCGATTCCGGCGCACGCGGTGCAACCAATACCTTCGTTGAACGCGGCATTGGCGATGTGCTGATTGCGTGGGAGAACGAAGCGCTGCTGGCTACTCACGAACTGGATAAAGACAAATTCGAAATCGTTACCCCGAGCGAGTCGATTCTGGCTGAGCCGACCGTTTCTGTGGTCGACAAAGTGGTTGATAAAAAAGGCACTAAAGAAGTCGCAGAAGCCTATCTGAAGTACCTGTACTCGCCAGAAGGCCAGGAGATTGCGGCGAAAAACTTCTATCGCCCGCGTGACCCGGAAGTGGCGAAGAAATATGAAAGCGCGTTCCCGAAACTGAAACTGTTCACTATCGACGAAGAGTTTGGCGGTTGGGCGAAAGCGCAACAGACGCACTTCTCTAACGGCGGTACCTTCGATCAGATTAGCAAGCGTTAA
- a CDS encoding AsmA family protein, producing the protein MKFIGKLILWLLVALLLVILAFYFLLQTRWGAREVSQWLTENTDYQVTFDAMDHRFSSPSHILFRNVTFGRDGKPATLVAKAVDIGLSTRQVTDPLHVDTILLQDGTLNLSPSNAPLPFAADRLQLNNMAFNSPETGWELSAQRVNGSIAPWTPEAGNVLGKKTHLQVNAGSLTLNGVPTSNAVIEGDIDNGIVTLTSLGAEVARGSLAGNARRNADGSWVVDNLRLNDIRLQSDKTLIDFFAPLSTVPSLQIGRLEVVDARLQGPDWAVTDLDMNVRNLTLSQGGWQSTDGRITLNASEFIYGSLHLLDPIFNGELSDQGIALRQFTTRWEGSTVRTSGFWLRNGQALTLDDASIVGLEYTLPNNWKQLWMDALPEWLNSVTLKKFTASRNLVIDIDPVFPWQITALEGSATNLQLVKNRLWGVWGGNAQLNAAAATFNRVDVNRPSLALSANASTVNISEIAAYTEKGMLKATATVSQLPQRQVNVSLDARGVPLNTLQAWGWPALPISGDGNLQLTATGAVQADAPLKPTVNGQLSAVNMAKEQVTQTMRGGEIAR; encoded by the coding sequence ATGAAATTTATTGGAAAGCTGATTCTTTGGCTCCTCGTTGCACTGCTGCTGGTTATTCTCGCCTTCTACTTCCTGCTGCAAACCCGCTGGGGGGCGCGCGAAGTCAGTCAGTGGCTTACTGAGAACACCGATTACCAGGTGACGTTCGATGCGATGGATCACCGTTTCTCATCGCCTTCCCATATCTTGTTCAGGAATGTGACCTTCGGGCGGGATGGCAAACCCGCGACGCTGGTCGCTAAAGCTGTCGATATCGGCCTGAGCACCCGCCAGGTGACCGATCCGCTACACGTTGACACCATCCTGCTGCAAGACGGCACGTTAAATCTCTCGCCATCTAACGCGCCGCTTCCCTTCGCCGCCGATCGCCTGCAGCTCAACAATATGGCCTTCAATAGCCCGGAAACCGGCTGGGAACTGAGTGCGCAACGGGTTAACGGCAGCATTGCGCCGTGGACGCCGGAAGCGGGCAACGTGCTGGGCAAGAAAACACATCTGCAGGTGAATGCAGGTTCCCTGACGCTCAATGGCGTACCCACCAGCAACGCGGTTATTGAAGGGGATATTGATAACGGTATTGTGACGCTCACCAGCCTTGGCGCGGAGGTCGCGCGCGGCTCGCTGGCCGGCAATGCCCGCCGCAACGCGGATGGAAGTTGGGTGGTGGATAATCTGCGCCTGAACGATATTCGTCTGCAAAGCGACAAAACGCTGATCGATTTCTTCGCCCCGCTCAGCACCGTTCCGTCGCTGCAAATTGGCCGCCTTGAGGTCGTGGATGCCCGTTTACAGGGGCCGGACTGGGCGGTGACCGACCTTGATATGAACGTGCGCAACCTGACCCTAAGTCAGGGCGGCTGGCAGAGTACCGACGGCAGAATCACCCTTAACGCCAGCGAGTTTATCTATGGCTCGTTGCATCTGCTGGATCCTATTTTCAACGGGGAGCTTTCAGACCAGGGCATCGCCCTGCGTCAGTTCACCACCCGCTGGGAGGGCAGCACCGTGCGAACGTCCGGTTTCTGGTTGCGCAACGGGCAGGCGCTGACGCTGGATGATGCGTCGATTGTCGGCCTGGAGTACACGTTGCCGAATAACTGGAAACAGTTATGGATGGACGCGTTGCCGGAGTGGCTCAATAGCGTGACCCTGAAGAAATTTACCGCCAGCCGCAATCTGGTTATCGATATCGACCCGGTTTTCCCGTGGCAGATCACGGCGCTGGAAGGCAGTGCCACCAACCTGCAACTGGTGAAGAATCGCCTGTGGGGCGTATGGGGCGGAAATGCGCAACTCAACGCCGCTGCGGCGACGTTTAATCGCGTGGACGTCAACAGACCGAGCCTGGCGCTGTCGGCAAACGCCTCGACGGTCAATATCAGCGAAATTGCGGCGTATACCGAGAAAGGCATGCTCAAAGCCACCGCCACGGTTTCTCAGTTGCCGCAACGGCAGGTGAACGTCAGCCTCGACGCGCGCGGCGTGCCGCTTAATACGCTACAAGCCTGGGGATGGCCAGCGCTGCCCATCAGCGGCGACGGTAACCTTCAGCTCACCGCCACAGGTGCAGTGCAGGCCGACGCGCCGCTCAAACCAACGGTAAACGGGCAATTGAGCGCGGTGAATATGGCGAAGGAGCAGGTGACGCAGACGATGCGGGGTGGGGAGATCGCCCGGTAA
- the gltS gene encoding sodium/glutamate symporter, with translation MFHLDTLSTLVAATMVLLLGRKLVHSVPFFKKYTIPEPVAGGLLVALALLVLKKSMGWEIDFDMSLKDPLMLAFFATIGLNANLASLRAGGKVLGTFLIVVVGLLLMQNAIGIGMAKMLGLDPLMGLLAGSITLSGGHGTGAAWGKLFTERYGFTSATEVAMACATFGLVLGGLIGGPVARYLVKHSSSPDGTPEDQEVPTAFEKPDVGRVITSLVLIESIALIAICLTVGRVVAQLLTGTMFELPTFVCVLFIGVILSNGLALVGFYRVFERAVSVLGNVSLSLFLAMALMSLKLWELASLALPMLAILGVQTLAMALYAIFVTYRMMGKNYDAAVLAAGHCGFGLGATPTAIANMQAITERFGPSHTAFLVVPMVGAFFLDIVNALVIKLYLMLPMFG, from the coding sequence ATGTTTCATCTCGATACGTTATCTACGCTGGTCGCGGCGACAATGGTGCTGCTGTTAGGGCGCAAACTGGTTCACTCCGTTCCCTTCTTTAAAAAATACACTATTCCTGAACCGGTCGCCGGTGGGCTGCTGGTGGCGCTGGCGTTGCTGGTGCTGAAAAAAAGCATGGGCTGGGAAATCGACTTCGATATGAGTCTGAAAGATCCGCTGATGCTGGCCTTCTTCGCCACGATTGGCCTGAACGCCAATCTCGCCAGCCTTCGTGCGGGCGGTAAAGTATTAGGCACCTTTCTGATTGTGGTGGTGGGGCTGCTGCTGATGCAGAACGCCATCGGTATTGGCATGGCGAAAATGCTGGGGCTGGACCCGTTGATGGGCCTGCTGGCAGGCTCGATTACGCTCTCTGGCGGCCATGGTACCGGGGCGGCGTGGGGCAAACTGTTTACCGAACGCTACGGTTTTACCAGCGCAACGGAAGTCGCGATGGCTTGCGCAACGTTTGGCCTGGTGCTGGGCGGGCTGATTGGCGGGCCAGTGGCGCGTTATCTGGTTAAACACTCTTCCTCGCCGGACGGTACGCCGGAGGATCAGGAAGTGCCGACGGCGTTTGAAAAGCCGGACGTTGGGCGCGTTATCACCTCGCTGGTGTTGATTGAAAGCATCGCACTGATTGCGATTTGTCTGACGGTCGGGCGAGTGGTTGCGCAACTGCTGACCGGCACCATGTTTGAATTGCCAACCTTTGTATGCGTGCTGTTTATTGGCGTAATCCTGAGTAATGGCCTGGCGCTGGTGGGCTTTTATCGCGTCTTTGAACGCGCGGTGTCGGTGCTTGGCAACGTTAGCCTGTCGTTATTCCTGGCGATGGCCTTGATGAGCCTGAAACTGTGGGAGCTGGCGTCTTTGGCGCTACCGATGCTGGCGATTCTGGGCGTGCAGACGCTGGCGATGGCGCTGTACGCCATTTTCGTCACCTACCGGATGATGGGCAAAAACTACGACGCGGCGGTGCTGGCGGCGGGTCACTGCGGCTTTGGCCTGGGTGCGACGCCAACGGCGATTGCCAATATGCAGGCGATTACCGAACGTTTCGGCCCGTCGCATACGGCGTTTCTGGTGGTGCCGATGGTGGGGGCGTTCTTCCTCGATATCGTCAATGCGCTGGTGATTAAGCTCTATTTGATGTTGCCGATGTTTGGCTGA
- the glpK gene encoding glycerol kinase GlpK: protein MTDKKYIVALDQGTTSSRAVVMDHDANIISVSQREFEQIYPKPGWVEHDPMEIWATQSSTLVEVLAKADINSDQIAAIGITNQRETTVVWERETGKPIYNAIVWQCRRTADICEQLKRDGMEEYVRKATGLVVDPYFSGTKVKWILDHVEGSRERAKRGELLFGTVDTWLIWKMTQGRVHVTDYTNASRTMLFNINELDWDDKMLEALDIPRAMLPEVRKSSEVYGQTNIGGKGGTRIPIAGIAGDQQAALFGQLCVKEGMAKNTYGTGCFMLMNTGEKAVKSEHGLLTTIACGPRGEVNYALEGAVFMAGASIQWLRDEMKLISDAFDSEYFATKVKDTNGVYVVPAFTGLGAPYWDPYARGAIFGLTRGVNSNHIIRATLESIAYQTRDVLEAMQADSGIRLHALRVDGGAVANNFLMQFQSDILGTRVERPEVREVTALGAAYLAGLAVGFWQNLDELQEKAVIEREFRPGIETTERNYRYSGWKKAVKRALAWEDHGE, encoded by the coding sequence ATGACTGACAAAAAATATATCGTTGCGCTCGACCAGGGCACCACCAGTTCCCGCGCCGTTGTGATGGATCACGACGCCAATATCATCAGTGTTTCACAGCGCGAGTTTGAACAAATTTATCCTAAGCCAGGCTGGGTTGAGCACGATCCGATGGAAATCTGGGCGACCCAGAGCTCCACGCTGGTCGAAGTGCTGGCAAAAGCCGATATCAATTCCGATCAGATTGCCGCAATTGGTATCACCAACCAGCGCGAAACCACCGTGGTGTGGGAACGCGAAACCGGGAAACCGATTTATAACGCGATTGTCTGGCAGTGCCGCCGTACCGCCGACATCTGCGAGCAGTTGAAACGCGACGGCATGGAAGAGTACGTGCGCAAAGCCACCGGTCTGGTGGTAGACCCTTACTTCTCCGGCACCAAAGTGAAATGGATCCTCGACCACGTTGAGGGCTCCCGCGAACGCGCGAAGCGCGGCGAACTGCTGTTCGGTACCGTCGACACCTGGCTTATCTGGAAAATGACCCAGGGGCGCGTGCACGTCACCGACTACACCAACGCCTCACGTACCATGCTGTTCAACATCAACGAGCTGGACTGGGATGACAAAATGCTCGAAGCGCTCGACATCCCGCGCGCCATGCTGCCAGAAGTACGCAAATCCTCTGAGGTGTATGGTCAGACCAACATCGGCGGGAAAGGCGGCACGCGTATTCCGATCGCCGGGATCGCCGGCGATCAGCAGGCGGCGCTGTTCGGCCAGCTATGCGTGAAGGAAGGAATGGCGAAAAATACCTATGGTACCGGCTGCTTTATGCTGATGAACACCGGCGAAAAAGCGGTGAAGTCTGAGCATGGACTGCTGACCACCATCGCCTGCGGCCCGCGCGGCGAAGTGAACTATGCGCTGGAAGGCGCGGTGTTTATGGCTGGCGCCTCTATTCAGTGGCTGCGCGATGAAATGAAACTCATCAGCGACGCATTCGACTCCGAATATTTCGCCACCAAAGTGAAAGATACCAACGGGGTGTATGTGGTTCCGGCGTTTACTGGCCTCGGCGCGCCATACTGGGACCCGTATGCGCGCGGCGCGATTTTCGGCCTGACGCGCGGCGTCAACTCGAACCACATTATTCGCGCCACGCTGGAATCCATTGCTTATCAAACGCGCGACGTGCTGGAAGCGATGCAGGCTGACTCCGGCATTCGTCTGCACGCCCTGCGCGTAGACGGCGGCGCGGTTGCCAATAATTTCCTGATGCAGTTCCAGTCAGACATTCTGGGTACCCGCGTAGAGCGCCCGGAAGTGCGTGAAGTCACTGCGTTAGGTGCTGCGTATCTCGCGGGCCTGGCGGTAGGCTTCTGGCAAAATCTGGATGAATTGCAGGAGAAAGCGGTGATTGAGCGTGAATTCCGCCCGGGAATCGAAACGACCGAGCGTAATTATCGTTACAGCGGCTGGAAAAAAGCGGTGAAACGCGCGCTGGCGTGGGAAGATCACGGAGAGTAA
- a CDS encoding MIP/aquaporin family protein yields the protein MSQTSTLKGQCIAEFLGTGLLIFFGVGCVAALKVAGASFGQWEISIIWGLGVAMAIYLTAGVSGAHLNPAVTVALWLFACFERRKVVPFILSQFAGAFCAAALVYGLYYNLFYDYELTHHMVRGSVESLDLAGIFSTYPNPHINFVQAFAVEMVITAILMGVIMALGDDGNGIPRGPLAPLLIGLLIAVIGASMGPLTGFAMNPARDIGPKTFAWLAGWGDVAFTGGKDIPYFVVPMFAPVVGAALGAFSYRKLIGRHLPCDTCVVEEKETTSGSAQHNASL from the coding sequence ATGAGCCAAACTTCAACCCTAAAAGGCCAGTGCATTGCAGAGTTTCTTGGTACCGGGCTGTTGATCTTTTTCGGCGTTGGATGTGTTGCGGCATTAAAAGTCGCGGGGGCCAGCTTTGGCCAGTGGGAAATCAGCATCATCTGGGGTCTGGGCGTGGCGATGGCCATCTACCTGACCGCAGGGGTTTCCGGCGCACATCTTAACCCGGCGGTCACCGTTGCGCTGTGGCTGTTCGCCTGTTTCGAACGCCGTAAAGTGGTCCCTTTCATTCTTTCTCAGTTTGCCGGTGCGTTTTGCGCAGCGGCGTTGGTTTACGGGCTTTACTACAACCTTTTCTACGACTATGAATTAACCCATCATATGGTGCGCGGTAGCGTAGAAAGTCTTGATCTTGCTGGAATATTCTCCACTTACCCGAACCCACATATCAATTTTGTGCAGGCCTTCGCGGTAGAAATGGTGATAACCGCTATCCTGATGGGCGTGATTATGGCGCTGGGCGACGATGGCAACGGCATTCCACGCGGGCCGCTGGCACCGCTGCTGATTGGCCTGTTAATCGCGGTTATTGGTGCCTCCATGGGGCCGCTGACCGGCTTTGCGATGAACCCGGCGCGTGATATCGGACCAAAAACCTTCGCCTGGCTGGCGGGCTGGGGCGACGTCGCCTTCACCGGCGGCAAAGATATTCCTTATTTCGTGGTGCCGATGTTCGCACCCGTGGTGGGCGCGGCGCTGGGTGCATTCAGCTATCGCAAACTGATTGGCCGCCATTTGCCGTGTGATACCTGTGTGGTTGAAGAGAAAGAAACCACCTCCGGTAGCGCTCAACACAATGCTTCGCTGTAA
- the zapB gene encoding septal ring assembly protein ZapB has translation MTMSLEVFEKLEAKVQQAIDTITLLQMEIEELKEKNNALAQDVQSAQHSREELERENNQLKEQQSGWQDRLQALLGRMEEV, from the coding sequence ATGACGATGTCATTAGAAGTATTTGAGAAACTGGAAGCAAAAGTTCAGCAGGCGATTGATACCATCACCCTGTTGCAGATGGAAATCGAAGAACTGAAAGAGAAGAACAACGCGCTGGCGCAGGACGTTCAGTCTGCACAGCACAGCCGTGAAGAGCTGGAACGCGAAAACAACCAGCTGAAAGAACAGCAGAGCGGCTGGCAGGATCGCCTGCAGGCACTGCTGGGCCGTATGGAAGAAGTCTAA